GAGAACTCAAAGCACATTGTAGGTTTGAGTTCCGCCGTGAAGGGTCAGATTGGAAGATTGTTTATTGGCAGCTGATTGAGTTAGACCTCCGCTTATAATCTCTTCTTGTAGGAGCGAGTTTTGCTCGCGCTCATAATCTCTCCTTGTAGGAGCGAGTGTGTTTACTTGGGGTGTTTTTGCAATGTAATACAAGGAACGGATTTAGTCTAACCCCAGACTAAATCCGGTATTTCTGCGTATTTCTTGTCGCTCGCGACCCGTAATGTGATTTCAAGATTATGTGTCTCAAACACCGGTCTTCGCTGATACGGATTGAGACAAGCAATTCGCAAGTGCTGCAAATTCGGTGATGTCCAATGTTTCAGCGCGCCGTTGTGGTGCTATACCAAGTTCCTTAAATGCAGCTGCCAATACTTCACCTGAAGCAAACTTGCCTCTGACTAAAGCATTTTTTAGCATCTTCCGTCGCGTCCGAAATGCAGTACGCACTACTTGAAAAAAGAGTTCCTCACTTTCTACCGCAACCTTTGGTGTTTCGCGCATTTCCAGTTTTAGAAGCGCGGAATCTACCTTCGGGGCAGGATAGAAATTTTCTGGCGACAGCGTAGCAATGAGTGTTGCCTCGGCGCGATAGGCGACACCGATTGTCAACGCACCGTAGTCCTTTCCCCCGGGACCTGCAACTATTCGTTCCGCTACCTCTTTCTGCATCATTAACACACAACTATGAATTTGTTTGTGATGCGCGAGGAGTTTCCACAGGATGGGCGTTGTAATATTATAAGGTAGGTTCGCTATAACTTTAAAAGTAGTAGGCACAGTCCCTGTGCCGTCAACCAACAGTGAATTGAGTTCCAATTTGAGAATATCGGCGTTGAGCAGTTGGACACGCGGATTTGTTGACTTTTGTAGTAGTAGGGGCGAGGTTACCTCGCCCCTACTACAAGTTGCGCCAAAATGAGATGCTAAGGCGTTGTATAATAGTTCGTCCACTTCGATAGCAATGACGCGTTCGGCATGCCGCGCCAGTACCTCTGTGAGACATCCTAACCCAGCACCAATTTCTATGACCGTGTCGTGCGCTGTAACTGCTCCAGCTTCAAGGATTATTTTCAGGGCTTCTGGATTAACGAGGAAATTTTGACCTAATTTCTTTTTAGGGCGGGTATGGTTTAGCGCGAAAAAAGCACGGATTTGTTGGTGGTTCATTTTTTAAGGGTTGTCGGTTCGGTTTTTTCTACGAAAAAACCTTTCAGCAGTCAGTTTTCAGTTAAGAGGTGTTTTTGCTTGGGCGTTTTCCCGCGTCTAACAAAACCCTCTTATAACTGATAACTATGACCTGAGGGAAATAATTTTTGTTAGAATAGCATCCGCCACGTCCCGTTTTGAGGAACGGGGTAGTTGTTCGCAAGTGCCATCCCGGTCCAGCAGCGTGACGATATTCGTGTCGGATTGGAAGCCCGCGCCTTCTTCAAGAATGTCGTTTGCTACAATTAAATCGCAATTCTTGCGTACCAGTTTCTTTCGGGCGTTCTCAAGAAGATCGTTCGTCTCGGCGGCAAAACAGACAAGCGTTTGATGCGTTTTCTGTTCGCCGAGCGTCTGTGCGATGTCTGGGTTTCTTTCAAGCGGGAGTGTTAATGTATCGGCACTCTTTTTGATTTTATGGGGTGTATATTCGCTTGGACGATAATCAGCGGGCGCGCCTGCCATAATGACGATATCTGTTTCATTGAATACCTCCAGAAGTGCATCATACATATCAAGGGTTGTTTCGACGTGCTGCGTCTTGATGCCAACGGGCGGAGAAACAGTAGCGGTACCGCTAATCAAGTGTACTTCTGCGCCACGTTGTGCCGCTGCTTCGGCGATGGCGTATCCCATCTTACCGCTGGAACGGTTTGTAATAAACCTGACTGGATCAATATATTCGCGTGTTGCCCCTGCTGTGACAAGGATACGTGTCCCTTTCAAGTCGTGTATTTTTTGTATTGACGCTATAGATGAGAGGATATCACTTGCACCTTCGAGGATCATCTCCACTGTATTTAAACGTCCTACACCTTCATAGCCGCATGCGAGATCACCGCTGTCGGGTTCAATGAAATGAACACCGTTCGTTTTTAGGAGGTCAATGTTCCGTTGAACGAAAGGGTTTTGATACATGTGACCGTTCATCGCGGGGGCGAGGAGTATCGGGCAGTGGACGGAGACAGCAACGGTGGAGAGCGCATCGTCAGCGATACCGTTTGCGAGCTTACCGATGATGTTCGCCGTCGCGGGGACAATTGCGAGCAGATCGGCACGGTCAGCGAGATCGATGTGCGGCGGTTTCCAATCTGTGCCTGCATCGAATAGATTCAGTAGGACAGGGTTCCGTGAGATAACTTGGAATTGCAAAGGTTGGACAAGGCGAGTGGCGTTTTCTGTCATCACGACGTGAACAGCGGCACCGATTTTGACAAGTTGACTCGTCAAGTCAAGGGATTTGTGGATGGCTATCCCGCCTGTAACACCTAAGATAATAGTTCGATTTCTGAATTCCATATTTTTTATGAGCGTTAAGATTTAGCCATTTGTGCGCGTAGTTTTTCCAATTCTGCTTCAGCCTGTTTTCTGCGTAGTGCTTCTTCTTCTGCAATTTAATCTGATTTATCAACACCGAGCAACGGGTTAATTGTCTCTATCAATTGTGTATCTATGCGGGAACGCTCTGCGGCGATAATAGCCTGAATCTGCTGAACTGCGTGTTGTAGCGCGTTTTCTGGGTTGCTGACCCAGTAATCAAAGTGTTCAATCTCAAGAATTTCAGATTTCGCGATAGCAAGGC
This sequence is a window from Candidatus Poribacteria bacterium. Protein-coding genes within it:
- the rsmA gene encoding 16S rRNA (adenine(1518)-N(6)/adenine(1519)-N(6))-dimethyltransferase RsmA, with amino-acid sequence MNHQQIRAFFALNHTRPKKKLGQNFLVNPEALKIILEAGAVTAHDTVIEIGAGLGCLTEVLARHAERVIAIEVDELLYNALASHFGATCSRGEVTSPLLLQKSTNPRVQLLNADILKLELNSLLVDGTGTVPTTFKVIANLPYNITTPILWKLLAHHKQIHSCVLMMQKEVAERIVAGPGGKDYGALTIGVAYRAEATLIATLSPENFYPAPKVDSALLKLEMRETPKVAVESEELFFQVVRTAFRTRRKMLKNALVRGKFASGEVLAAAFKELGIAPQRRAETLDITEFAALANCLSQSVSAKTGV
- the coaBC gene encoding bifunctional phosphopantothenoylcysteine decarboxylase/phosphopantothenate--cysteine ligase CoaBC gives rise to the protein MEFRNRTIILGVTGGIAIHKSLDLTSQLVKIGAAVHVVMTENATRLVQPLQFQVISRNPVLLNLFDAGTDWKPPHIDLADRADLLAIVPATANIIGKLANGIADDALSTVAVSVHCPILLAPAMNGHMYQNPFVQRNIDLLKTNGVHFIEPDSGDLACGYEGVGRLNTVEMILEGASDILSSIASIQKIHDLKGTRILVTAGATREYIDPVRFITNRSSGKMGYAIAEAAAQRGAEVHLISGTATVSPPVGIKTQHVETTLDMYDALLEVFNETDIVIMAGAPADYRPSEYTPHKIKKSADTLTLPLERNPDIAQTLGEQKTHQTLVCFAAETNDLLENARKKLVRKNCDLIVANDILEEGAGFQSDTNIVTLLDRDGTCEQLPRSSKRDVADAILTKIISLRS